One segment of Dermochelys coriacea isolate rDerCor1 chromosome 27, rDerCor1.pri.v4, whole genome shotgun sequence DNA contains the following:
- the STAC2 gene encoding SH3 and cysteine-rich domain-containing protein 2 — protein sequence MTELTEKENDPQNPDAQRSPGTISSLHETKMQRLKRSLSLKTILRSKSVENFFLRPNSELRLPCEVLLSPPTPLPPLSPPPMPTEAILPRAELSPVACHRALAPLKPLRTHSFQEYIFKKHSPCEMCHQLIVGNSKQGLRCKTCKVSVHLWCSEEVSHQQCPGKTATSFRRNFSSPLLVQEHQQGSSKESTPAGPSGKVDPIYETLRYGTSLAHLNRSSFSSTSESPTRSLNEKDEDADGSTEESHGDSMFTARPEGEGPGSEEKSPEQQAAGGGSLRKDVSPMYSYVALYKFLPQEHNDLPLQPGDRIMLVDDSNEDWWKGKIGDRVGFFPANFVQRVRPGESIWKCCRPFYGNKEQGQMSLKESQICVGVGKSKETEGFLKVTSGKKRGLVPADTLMEI from the exons ATGACGGAGCTAACCGAAAAGGAGAATGACCCCCAAAACCCAGATGCCCAGCGGTCCCCGGGCACCATCTCCAGCCTCCACGAAACGAAG atgCAGAGGCTTAAGCGTTCGTTGTCCCTCAAGACCATCTTGCGTAGCAAGAGCGTGGAGAACTTCTTCCTGCGGCCCAACAGCGAGCTGAGACTCCCCTGCGAGGTGCTGCTCAGCCCCCCGACACCCTTGCCACCCCTGTCCCCCCCACCGATGCCCACCGAGGCCATCCTGCCCCGGGCCGAGCTCTCACCCGTCGCCTGCCACCGGGCCCTGGCGCCCCTCAAGCCCCTACGAACACACAGCTTCCAGGAGTACATCTTCAAGAAGCACAGCCCGTGCGAGATGTGCCACCAGCTCATCGTAG GCAATTCGAAGCAAGGCCTGCGGTGTAAAACGTGCAAGGTTAGTGTGCACCTGTGGTGCTCGGAGGAGGTCTCGCACCAGCAGTGTCCCGGCAAGACG GCCACCTCCTTCCGGCGCAACTTCAGCTCCCCTCTCCTGGTGCAGGAGCATCAGCAGGGCAGCTCCAAGGAGTCAACCCCTGCAG GCCCCAGCGGGAAAGTGGATCCCATCTATGAGACACTGCGTTATGGCACCTCGCTGGCCCACCTGAACCGCTCCAGTTTCAGCAGCACCTCGGAGTCACCCACCAGGAGCCTG AACGAGAAAGACGAGGACGCAGACGGCAGCACGGAGGAGAGCCACGGTGACAGCA tGTTCACGGCCCGCCCCGAGGGCGAAGGTCCCGGCTCAGAGGAGAAGAGCCCTGAGCAGCAG GCTGCCGGGGGGGGCTCCTTGCGGAAGGACGTCTCCCCCATGTACTCCTACGTGGCTCTCTACAAGTTCCTGCCCCAGGAGCACAATGACCTGCCCTTGCA ACCCGGAGACAGGATCATGCTGGTCGATGACTCCAATGAAGACTGGTGGAAG GGCAAGATTGGCGACCGGGTGGGCTTCTTCCCGGCCAACTTCGTGCAGAGAGTGCGCCCGGGCGAGAGCATCTGGAAGTGCTGCCGGCCCTTCTACGGGAACAAGGAGCAGGGACAGATGAGCCTCAAGGAGAGCCAG atCTGCGTTGGTGTGGGGAAGAGCAAGGAGACTGAGGGCTTCCTCAAGGTGACCAGTGGCAAGAAACGAGGCCTGGTGCCCGCCGACACCCTGATGGAGATCTGA